One genomic region from Streptomyces sp. NBC_00582 encodes:
- a CDS encoding LysR family transcriptional regulator, with translation MRTEQLEYIAAVTRLGSLRRAAEELRLSQPALSETVRNLERELGVDLLERKRSGATMSASGRELLPHIIGVLDAVDRLRAAAGEQHRIRRMVRVGTVNAATVPLLLPVLRAFRAAHALTQVEVVGAQQTDIHRGLLEGGFDLGLVNHLDGDDVPAEFDSTELLRGRPVVCVRPDSPLAAAPEVSVDDLLGVPLIGMRSGYVMHRYVHRLLGGRDPAFAYSTDGAEMGKLMVAEGLGATVLPDFSVVGDPLERQGALTHRPIAGDTTGVLLMLQRRRAESVPQAARELHEVFVRRARELAAGAGP, from the coding sequence GTGCGGACGGAACAGTTGGAATACATCGCGGCGGTGACACGGCTCGGTTCGCTGCGCCGGGCCGCCGAGGAACTGCGGCTCTCCCAGCCCGCGTTGAGCGAGACCGTACGGAACCTGGAGCGTGAACTCGGGGTCGATCTGCTGGAGCGCAAGCGGTCCGGGGCCACCATGAGCGCCTCGGGGCGGGAGCTGCTGCCGCACATCATCGGGGTGCTGGACGCCGTGGACCGGCTGCGGGCGGCGGCGGGCGAACAGCACCGGATCCGGCGGATGGTGCGGGTCGGCACGGTGAACGCGGCGACCGTGCCGCTGCTCCTGCCGGTACTCCGCGCGTTCCGTGCCGCGCACGCCCTCACCCAGGTCGAGGTGGTGGGCGCCCAGCAGACCGACATTCACCGGGGGCTGCTGGAGGGCGGGTTCGACCTGGGGCTGGTGAACCATCTGGACGGTGACGACGTGCCCGCCGAGTTCGACTCCACCGAACTGCTGCGCGGGCGACCGGTGGTGTGCGTGCGGCCCGACAGTCCGCTGGCGGCGGCGCCGGAGGTGTCGGTGGACGACCTGCTCGGCGTCCCCCTGATCGGCATGCGGTCGGGGTACGTCATGCACCGCTATGTGCACCGGCTTCTCGGGGGCCGCGATCCCGCGTTCGCCTACTCCACGGACGGCGCCGAGATGGGCAAGCTGATGGTCGCCGAGGGGCTCGGGGCGACGGTCCTGCCGGACTTCAGTGTCGTCGGGGATCCCCTGGAGCGGCAGGGCGCGCTCACCCACCGGCCGATCGCCGGGGACACCACCGGGGTCCTGCTCATGCTGCAGCGGCGCAGGGCGGAGTCCGTGCCGCAGGCCGCGCGGGAACTGCACGAGGTGTTCGTGCGCAGGGCACGGGAACTGGCCGCCGGAGCCGGGCCCTGA
- a CDS encoding LLM class flavin-dependent oxidoreductase, with translation MSLTFHWFLPTNGDSRHVVGGGHGTPATASGRDRPPTVAYLSQIASAAEDLGFVGALTPTGAWCEDAWLTTAMVSRHTERLKFLVAFRPGFVSPTLAAQMAATFQRQSGGRLLLNVVTGGESHEQRAYGDFLDKDDRYRRTGEFLEIVRGLWDGKTVDLDGEHLRVEDARLARVPDPVPEVYFGGSSPLAGEIAARHADVYLTWGEPPAQVAEKIAWIRGLAAKEGRTPRFGIRLHVITRDTAEAAWAEADRLLDGFDPETVRSVQAGLARSESEGQQRMLALHGGSREGLEIHPNLWAGIGLVRGGAGTALVGSHAEVAERIKEYAALGISEFVLSGYPHLEEAYWFGEGVLPRLAEDGVWRHPGGERRASVQVPFAG, from the coding sequence GTGTCCCTCACCTTCCACTGGTTCCTGCCCACCAACGGCGACAGCCGGCACGTCGTCGGCGGCGGCCACGGCACCCCGGCCACCGCCTCCGGACGGGACCGGCCGCCGACGGTCGCCTATCTGAGCCAGATCGCCAGCGCCGCCGAGGACCTGGGCTTCGTGGGCGCGCTCACCCCCACCGGGGCATGGTGCGAGGACGCGTGGCTGACCACCGCCATGGTCAGCCGGCACACCGAACGGCTGAAGTTCCTGGTCGCCTTCCGGCCCGGCTTCGTCTCACCGACGCTCGCCGCGCAGATGGCCGCCACCTTCCAGCGACAGAGCGGCGGTCGGCTCCTGCTGAACGTGGTCACCGGCGGCGAGAGCCACGAACAGCGGGCCTACGGGGACTTCCTAGACAAGGACGACCGGTACCGCCGTACCGGAGAGTTCCTGGAGATCGTCCGGGGGTTGTGGGACGGCAAGACCGTCGATCTCGACGGCGAGCACCTGCGGGTCGAGGACGCCCGGCTGGCGCGGGTGCCGGACCCGGTTCCGGAGGTGTACTTCGGGGGCTCCTCGCCGCTCGCCGGGGAGATCGCCGCGCGGCACGCGGACGTGTACCTCACCTGGGGTGAGCCGCCCGCGCAGGTCGCCGAGAAGATCGCCTGGATCCGGGGGCTCGCGGCGAAGGAAGGGCGCACCCCGCGGTTCGGCATCCGGCTGCACGTCATCACCCGGGACACCGCGGAGGCCGCCTGGGCGGAGGCCGACCGGCTGCTCGACGGGTTCGACCCCGAGACCGTGAGGTCCGTCCAGGCCGGGCTGGCGCGCAGCGAGTCCGAGGGGCAGCAGCGGATGCTCGCGCTGCACGGCGGCAGCCGGGAGGGGCTGGAGATCCATCCCAACCTGTGGGCCGGGATCGGGCTGGTGCGCGGTGGTGCGGGGACCGCGCTGGTGGGGAGCCATGCGGAGGTGGCCGAACGGATCAAGGAGTACGCGGCGCTGGGGATCTCGGAGTTCGTGCTGTCGGGGTATCCGCATCTGGAGGAGGCGTACTGGTTCGGGGAGGGGGTGCTGCCTCGGCTGGCCGAGGACGGGGTGTGGCGGCACCCCGGAGGGGAACGGCGGGCCTCGGTGCAGGTGCCGTTCGCCGGGTGA
- a CDS encoding SfnB family sulfur acquisition oxidoreductase, with amino-acid sequence MTAAHVIADDAEALALAAALADEFRPGASARDTERRLPHEELDRLSASGLLAVTVPADHGGADVSAETLAEILRLLATADASLAQIPQSHFAYVNVIRRQGTEQQRKFFFAELLAGRRFGNAQSEAGTRHVQDIRTRLVARPDGSYVLTGVKHYSTGALFADWIPVLARSEDDKLQVAYVPAGAPGLTVTDDWDGLGQRTTASGTVRLDGVPVPADRVLPHHLTFEGPQLHGAVAQLLHAAIDAGIAAGALAEAAAFVTTKSRPWFESEAETAAEDPLLIQRFGELALQVRASEALLRESARAVDTARAHLTDDSAAEASLAVAAAKVQSARAAVEVSSALFEVSGTRSALDSLNLHRHWRDARTHTLHDPIRWKIQHIGRYALSGTRPPRHGLL; translated from the coding sequence ATGACCGCCGCGCACGTCATCGCCGACGACGCCGAGGCCCTCGCCCTCGCCGCCGCCCTGGCCGACGAGTTCCGGCCCGGAGCCTCCGCCCGGGACACCGAACGCCGCCTGCCGCACGAAGAGTTGGACCGGCTCTCGGCCTCCGGACTGCTCGCCGTCACCGTCCCCGCCGACCACGGCGGGGCGGACGTCAGCGCCGAGACCCTCGCGGAGATCCTCCGTCTCCTCGCCACCGCCGACGCCAGCCTCGCCCAGATCCCGCAGAGCCACTTCGCCTACGTCAACGTGATTCGCCGTCAGGGAACCGAGCAGCAGCGGAAGTTCTTCTTCGCCGAGCTGCTCGCGGGCCGCCGCTTCGGCAACGCCCAGTCCGAGGCCGGAACCCGGCACGTCCAGGACATCCGCACCCGGCTGGTGGCGCGGCCCGACGGCTCGTACGTCCTGACCGGGGTCAAGCACTACTCCACCGGCGCCCTCTTCGCCGACTGGATCCCCGTCCTCGCCCGCTCCGAGGACGACAAGCTCCAGGTGGCCTACGTCCCCGCCGGCGCCCCCGGTCTGACGGTCACCGACGACTGGGACGGCCTCGGCCAGCGTACGACGGCCAGCGGCACCGTCCGGCTCGACGGGGTCCCGGTACCCGCCGACCGCGTCCTGCCCCACCACCTCACCTTCGAGGGGCCCCAACTCCACGGAGCGGTCGCCCAGTTGCTGCACGCCGCCATCGACGCCGGGATCGCCGCGGGCGCGCTCGCCGAGGCGGCGGCGTTCGTGACGACCAAGAGCCGCCCCTGGTTCGAGAGCGAGGCCGAGACGGCCGCCGAGGACCCGCTGCTGATCCAGCGCTTCGGTGAACTCGCCCTGCAGGTGCGGGCGTCGGAGGCCCTGCTGCGGGAGTCCGCCCGCGCGGTGGACACGGCGCGCGCCCACCTCACCGACGACTCGGCCGCCGAGGCCTCCCTCGCGGTCGCCGCGGCCAAGGTGCAGTCGGCTCGCGCCGCCGTGGAGGTGTCCAGCGCCCTCTTCGAGGTCTCCGGAACCCGCTCGGCGCTCGACTCCCTCAATCTGCACCGGCACTGGCGCGACGCCCGCACCCACACCCTGCACGACCCCATCCGCTGGAAGATCCAGCACATCGGCCGGTACGCGCTGAGCGGCACCCGGCCGCCGCGCCACGGACTCCTCTAG
- the ssuE gene encoding NADPH-dependent FMN reductase → MATVLSVSGSPSASSRTGRLLRHLDQRLTAQGHEVIALDVRTIPAEALLGADFRHPAIVEATELFARADGVVVGTPVYKASYSGVLKALLDLLPQYALTGKTVLPLATGGSTAHVLALDYALRPVLNSMGAAHIVQGWFTLDKDITAQEDGTITIAPASAEALAQVVDQFSAALGRTPYLAAAS, encoded by the coding sequence ATGGCCACCGTCCTGTCCGTCTCCGGCAGTCCCTCCGCCTCCTCCCGCACCGGCCGTCTCCTGCGCCACCTCGACCAGCGGCTGACCGCCCAGGGCCACGAGGTGATCGCGCTCGACGTCCGTACGATCCCGGCCGAGGCACTGCTCGGCGCGGACTTCCGCCACCCGGCCATCGTCGAGGCCACCGAGCTGTTCGCCCGCGCCGACGGTGTGGTCGTCGGCACCCCCGTCTACAAGGCGTCGTACTCCGGGGTCCTCAAGGCGCTCCTCGACCTGCTCCCGCAGTACGCGCTCACCGGGAAGACCGTGCTGCCGCTGGCCACCGGGGGCTCCACCGCCCATGTCCTGGCCCTCGACTACGCTTTGCGGCCCGTCCTCAACTCGATGGGCGCCGCGCACATCGTGCAGGGCTGGTTCACCCTCGACAAGGACATCACCGCCCAGGAGGACGGCACGATCACCATCGCCCCGGCCTCCGCCGAGGCGCTCGCCCAGGTCGTCGACCAGTTCTCCGCCGCTCTCGGCCGCACCCCGTACCTGGCCGCGGCGAGCTGA
- a CDS encoding aldehyde dehydrogenase family protein, whose product MTTAIPEQPAGPLAAPERPADVVARLRAAFRAGRTKPVAWRTDQLRRLRELLTGNGADLAAALHADLGKSTTEAYRTEIDFTIREIDHTLDHLDGWLTPEPAPVPAHLGADARAWTQYDPLGVVLVIAPWNYPAQLLLAPLVGALAAGNAVVVKPSELAPATSATLARLLPAHLDTEAVAVVEGGVPETTALLNERFDHIFYTGNGTVGRIVLRAAAEHLIPVTLELGGKSPAFVDRDADLAVVADRLARGKFLNAGQTCVAPDYVLTDPDTAAALEPLLARAVETLYGVDPQTSPEYGRIVNERHFDRLTALLDSGRTVTGGRHDRTDRYIAPTVLADVDPASPVMAEEIFGPVLPMVTVGGLDEAIAFINDRDKPLALYVFSASDATRNRIADETSSGGLGFGLPLAHLTVSDLPFGGVGESGMGSYHGRYSIETFSHRKAVLEKPLG is encoded by the coding sequence GTGACCACCGCCATCCCCGAGCAGCCCGCAGGCCCTCTCGCCGCCCCCGAGCGGCCCGCCGACGTCGTGGCCCGGCTGCGCGCCGCCTTCCGCGCCGGCCGCACCAAGCCCGTCGCCTGGCGCACGGACCAGCTCCGCCGCCTGCGCGAGCTGCTCACCGGGAACGGCGCCGACCTCGCCGCCGCCCTCCACGCCGACCTGGGCAAGAGCACCACCGAGGCGTACCGCACCGAGATCGACTTCACGATCCGCGAGATCGACCACACCCTCGACCACCTGGATGGCTGGCTCACCCCCGAGCCCGCCCCGGTCCCGGCCCACCTCGGCGCGGACGCGCGCGCCTGGACGCAGTACGACCCGCTCGGCGTCGTCCTCGTCATCGCGCCCTGGAACTACCCCGCCCAACTGCTGCTGGCCCCGCTGGTCGGCGCCCTCGCCGCCGGCAACGCGGTCGTCGTCAAGCCCAGCGAGCTCGCCCCCGCCACCTCCGCCACCCTGGCCCGGCTGCTGCCCGCCCACCTCGACACCGAGGCGGTCGCCGTCGTCGAGGGAGGCGTCCCCGAGACCACGGCCCTGCTCAACGAGCGCTTCGACCACATCTTCTACACCGGCAACGGCACCGTCGGCCGGATCGTGCTGCGTGCCGCCGCCGAGCACCTCATCCCCGTCACCCTCGAACTCGGCGGCAAGTCACCGGCGTTCGTCGACCGCGACGCCGATCTCGCGGTCGTCGCCGACCGGCTGGCCCGCGGCAAGTTCCTCAACGCCGGCCAGACCTGCGTCGCCCCCGACTACGTCCTCACCGACCCGGACACCGCCGCAGCCCTCGAACCCCTCCTGGCCCGCGCCGTCGAGACCCTCTACGGCGTCGACCCGCAGACCTCGCCCGAGTACGGCCGGATCGTCAACGAACGCCACTTCGACCGGCTCACCGCCCTGCTCGACTCCGGGCGGACCGTGACCGGCGGCCGTCACGACCGCACGGACAGGTACATCGCGCCGACCGTCCTCGCCGACGTCGACCCCGCCTCGCCCGTCATGGCCGAGGAGATCTTCGGCCCCGTCCTGCCCATGGTGACCGTCGGCGGCCTCGACGAGGCGATCGCCTTCATCAACGACCGCGACAAGCCCCTCGCCCTGTACGTCTTCTCCGCGTCGGACGCCACACGGAACCGCATCGCCGACGAAACCTCCTCCGGCGGCCTCGGGTTCGGCCTGCCCCTCGCCCATCTCACCGTCTCCGACCTGCCGTTCGGCGGTGTGGGGGAGAGCGGCATGGGCAGCTACCACGGCCGGTACTCCATCGAGACGTTCAGCCACCGCAAGGCGGTGCTGGAGAAGCCGCTGGGCTGA
- the sfnG gene encoding dimethylsulfone monooxygenase SfnG, which produces MPAAPLKFAYWVPNVSGGLVTSRIEQRTDWGYDYNRELAVLAENNGFDYALSQVRYMASYGAEYQHESTSFSLALLLATERLKVIAAIHPGLWHPGVLAKFGATADHLSNGRFAVNVVSGWFKGEFTALGEPWLEHDERYRRSEEFIRALRSIWTEDHAELGGDFYRLRDFTLKPKPLNTPERPHPEIFQGGNSTAARAMAGRVSDWYFSNGKDFDGVVEQIDDVRRSAAASGRTAPKFGLNGFLIARDTEAEARETLREIVARADREAVEGFGAAVKQAGRSTADGRGMWQDSTFEDLIQYNDGFRTGLIGTPEQIAERIVAYKKLGVDLFLLGFLHYHEEVEYFGKRVLPLVRELEARLPDPAAEAEPASQPVSV; this is translated from the coding sequence ATGCCCGCCGCGCCCCTGAAATTCGCCTATTGGGTCCCCAACGTCAGCGGGGGACTGGTCACCAGCAGGATCGAACAGCGCACCGACTGGGGGTACGACTACAACCGCGAACTCGCCGTCCTCGCCGAGAACAACGGTTTCGACTACGCCCTCAGCCAGGTCCGCTACATGGCCAGTTACGGCGCCGAGTACCAGCACGAGTCGACCAGCTTCAGCCTCGCCCTGCTGCTCGCCACCGAACGCCTGAAGGTCATCGCGGCGATCCACCCCGGACTGTGGCACCCGGGAGTGCTCGCCAAGTTCGGCGCCACCGCCGACCACCTCTCGAACGGCCGCTTCGCCGTGAACGTCGTGTCCGGCTGGTTCAAGGGCGAGTTCACCGCCCTCGGCGAACCCTGGCTGGAGCACGACGAACGGTACCGCCGTTCCGAGGAGTTCATCCGCGCCCTGCGCTCGATCTGGACCGAGGACCACGCCGAACTCGGCGGGGACTTCTACCGCCTGCGTGACTTCACCCTCAAGCCGAAGCCCCTCAACACCCCCGAACGCCCGCACCCGGAGATCTTCCAGGGCGGCAACTCCACCGCGGCCCGCGCCATGGCCGGCCGGGTCTCCGACTGGTACTTCTCCAACGGCAAGGACTTCGACGGAGTCGTCGAGCAGATCGACGACGTCCGCAGGTCCGCCGCCGCATCGGGCCGTACGGCACCGAAGTTCGGCCTCAACGGCTTCCTCATCGCCCGGGACACCGAGGCCGAGGCCCGCGAGACCCTCCGCGAGATCGTCGCCCGGGCCGACCGTGAGGCCGTCGAGGGCTTCGGCGCCGCCGTCAAGCAGGCGGGACGGTCCACCGCCGACGGCAGGGGCATGTGGCAGGACTCCACCTTCGAGGACCTGATCCAGTACAACGACGGCTTCCGCACCGGACTGATCGGCACCCCCGAGCAGATCGCCGAACGCATCGTCGCCTACAAGAAGCTCGGCGTCGACCTCTTCCTCCTCGGCTTCCTCCACTACCACGAGGAGGTCGAGTACTTCGGCAAGCGCGTCCTGCCGCTCGTCCGCGAACTCGAGGCCCGGCTTCCCGATCCGGCGGCCGAGGCCGAGCCCGCGTCCCAGCCCGTCTCCGTCTGA
- a CDS encoding sigma-70 family RNA polymerase sigma factor, which produces MTQEELRPTGNPRAPEKLPLDFSAFHQMHRPRYVREAERCLRCRADAEDAVDEAFVQLAREWPQILRTQNPAAYAWRVMKNRVVDHARARGRRATLMDTAVFETVTLQGAEDAFEVIEQNLRLFHAIAALPERQQDVIRLRYCEGYSTADVALHLGITEAGVRSTERYAKRRLREIYTSCAEEEAERP; this is translated from the coding sequence GTGACCCAGGAGGAGCTGCGACCCACCGGAAACCCCCGGGCGCCGGAGAAACTGCCCCTGGACTTCAGCGCCTTCCATCAGATGCACCGTCCGCGCTACGTCCGTGAGGCCGAGCGCTGTCTGCGCTGCCGGGCGGACGCCGAGGACGCCGTCGACGAGGCGTTCGTCCAACTGGCCCGGGAGTGGCCGCAGATACTGCGCACCCAGAACCCCGCCGCCTACGCCTGGCGGGTCATGAAGAACCGGGTCGTCGACCACGCCCGGGCCCGGGGCCGGCGCGCCACGCTCATGGACACCGCCGTCTTCGAGACGGTGACCCTGCAGGGCGCCGAGGACGCCTTCGAGGTCATCGAGCAGAACCTGCGGCTGTTCCACGCGATCGCCGCCCTGCCCGAGCGTCAGCAGGACGTCATCCGGCTGCGCTACTGCGAGGGCTACAGCACCGCCGACGTGGCCCTCCACCTCGGCATCACCGAGGCCGGGGTCCGCTCCACCGAGCGCTACGCCAAACGCCGACTGCGGGAGATCTACACATCGTGCGCCGAGGAGGAGGCGGAGCGTCCATGA
- a CDS encoding YciI family protein, whose amino-acid sequence MKHYLLSVVQPTGGEPPAPEELAEIMRRVQAYNDELRAAGAWVFAGGLNGPETATVLRPKDGDVLITDGPYAEGKEYLGGLSLIRAADLDEALEWGRKAALATTLPIEVRPFVDQH is encoded by the coding sequence ATGAAGCACTACCTGCTCAGCGTGGTCCAGCCCACCGGTGGTGAGCCGCCCGCGCCCGAGGAGCTGGCCGAGATCATGCGCCGGGTACAGGCCTACAACGACGAGCTGCGCGCCGCCGGGGCCTGGGTCTTCGCCGGCGGTCTGAACGGTCCGGAGACGGCCACCGTGCTGCGGCCGAAGGACGGAGACGTCCTCATCACGGACGGTCCGTACGCCGAGGGCAAGGAGTACCTCGGCGGACTCAGCCTGATCCGGGCCGCCGACCTCGACGAGGCCCTGGAGTGGGGCAGGAAGGCCGCCCTGGCCACGACCCTGCCCATCGAGGTGCGTCCGTTCGTCGACCAGCACTGA
- a CDS encoding putative leader peptide yields MRLDLTRRRHVDLARVSSASCRAAA; encoded by the coding sequence ATGCGACTGGACCTCACGCGGCGACGCCACGTCGACCTCGCGCGCGTCTCCAGCGCCTCCTGTCGCGCCGCGGCCTGA
- a CDS encoding acyl-CoA dehydrogenase family protein → MTAPHPLVTRARRLADDLLAPHAEEVDQGEVPVGHLTEIRCSGLLGLNAPKAYGGAEAPGAVVRETAEILAGACCSTWFVQTQHHTPVLTLAKGEGPVRERLLGRLATGDLLSGVAYAHLRAHPRIPVRAVRERGGWRFDGKVPWYTGWGLNDVLLLAGVTDTDEALFAFTEARDQPGLRASPPLRLAALTAARTVSLDLDGLWLPDDAVALRTPHTSWSATDRLRTVNANPAVFGIAEAALALVDEETAAPLRARLTQVRDQAYALIDEAKPHEHLPERLALRTRSHALLQAATTAAVVTGGGRSMLLTSRAQRLAREALFLLVQGQTQESRRSHLDALGA, encoded by the coding sequence ATGACCGCACCGCACCCCCTCGTCACCCGCGCCCGCCGCCTCGCCGACGACCTCCTCGCCCCGCACGCCGAGGAGGTCGACCAGGGGGAGGTCCCGGTGGGCCATCTGACGGAGATCAGATGCTCGGGCCTGCTGGGACTCAACGCGCCGAAGGCGTACGGCGGCGCCGAGGCACCCGGCGCGGTGGTGCGCGAGACGGCGGAGATCCTGGCCGGGGCGTGCTGCTCGACCTGGTTCGTGCAGACCCAGCACCACACCCCGGTGCTGACGCTGGCCAAGGGCGAGGGCCCGGTGCGCGAGCGGCTGCTCGGCCGGCTGGCGACCGGTGACCTGCTGTCCGGGGTGGCCTACGCCCATCTGCGGGCCCACCCCCGGATCCCGGTCCGGGCCGTCCGCGAGCGGGGCGGCTGGCGCTTCGACGGAAAGGTCCCCTGGTACACGGGCTGGGGCCTGAACGACGTGCTGCTCCTCGCCGGGGTCACGGACACCGACGAGGCCCTGTTCGCCTTCACGGAGGCCCGTGACCAGCCGGGCCTGCGGGCGTCGCCCCCGCTCCGCCTGGCCGCCCTCACCGCGGCCCGCACGGTGTCCCTGGACCTGGACGGCCTCTGGCTGCCGGACGACGCGGTGGCCCTGCGCACCCCGCACACCAGCTGGTCGGCGACCGACCGCCTCAGGACGGTGAACGCCAACCCGGCGGTCTTCGGCATCGCCGAGGCGGCGCTGGCCCTGGTGGACGAGGAGACGGCCGCACCCCTGCGCGCCCGCCTCACGCAGGTGCGTGACCAGGCCTACGCCCTGATCGACGAGGCGAAGCCCCATGAGCACCTGCCGGAACGCCTGGCCCTCAGGACCCGTTCCCACGCACTGCTCCAGGCGGCGACCACGGCGGCGGTGGTGACGGGAGGAGGGCGCTCGATGCTCCTGACGAGCAGGGCCCAACGCCTGGCGAGGGAGGCCCTGTTCCTGTTGGTCCAGGGCCAGACGCAGGAGTCCCGCCGCTCACATCTCGACGCCCTCGGTGCTTAG
- a CDS encoding RNA polymerase sigma factor yields the protein MGDTVDVEAVFRAEYGRAVAVLVRRLGDIDLAEEAVQDAFTTAVRRWPETGLPPSPAGWIITTARNRAVDRLRREAGRDARHAEAALLHAPDPPPEEGPVRDDRLRLIFTCCHPALAPQARVALTLRLLGGLTTAQIARAFLVPEPTMAQRLVRAKAKIRDARIPYRVPRDADLPDRLQGVLAVVYLIFNQGYEGDPGLCAEALRLGRLLGALMPDEPEVTGLLALMLLVESRRAARQDADGTLVPLPEQDRSHWDRALITEGQELVRRCLRRDRPGPYQIQAAVQAVHSDAPTAAVTDWGQILRLYDQLMALAPSPVVALNRAVAVAETAGPEPALALLDTLALDGYHVFHAVRADLLRRLDRDAEAARAYASALALAENPAERAYLEKRLRTCHGT from the coding sequence GTGGGTGACACCGTCGACGTCGAGGCCGTCTTCCGCGCGGAGTACGGCCGGGCCGTCGCCGTCCTGGTCCGCCGTCTCGGCGACATCGACCTCGCCGAGGAGGCGGTCCAGGACGCGTTCACCACGGCCGTGCGGCGCTGGCCCGAGACCGGACTGCCGCCCAGCCCGGCCGGGTGGATCATCACCACCGCCCGCAACCGGGCCGTCGACCGGCTGCGCCGCGAGGCCGGCCGGGACGCCCGGCACGCCGAGGCGGCCCTGCTGCACGCCCCCGACCCGCCCCCGGAGGAGGGCCCCGTGCGCGACGACCGGCTCCGTCTGATCTTCACCTGCTGCCATCCCGCGCTCGCCCCGCAGGCGCGGGTCGCCCTCACCCTGCGGCTGCTCGGCGGTCTGACCACCGCGCAGATCGCCCGCGCCTTCCTCGTCCCCGAGCCGACGATGGCCCAGCGCCTGGTGCGGGCCAAGGCGAAGATCCGCGACGCCCGCATCCCGTACCGGGTGCCCCGCGACGCCGACCTCCCGGACCGGCTCCAGGGCGTGCTCGCCGTCGTCTACCTGATCTTCAACCAGGGCTACGAGGGTGATCCCGGCCTGTGCGCGGAGGCGCTCAGGCTCGGCCGCCTCCTCGGCGCGCTGATGCCGGACGAGCCCGAGGTCACCGGGCTGCTCGCGCTGATGCTGCTCGTCGAGTCGCGCAGGGCCGCACGCCAGGACGCCGACGGCACCCTCGTCCCGCTGCCGGAGCAGGACCGCTCCCACTGGGACCGGGCGCTGATCACCGAGGGACAGGAACTCGTCCGCCGCTGTCTGCGCCGCGACCGGCCGGGGCCGTACCAGATCCAGGCCGCCGTCCAGGCCGTCCACAGCGACGCGCCGACGGCCGCGGTCACCGACTGGGGGCAGATCCTGCGGCTGTACGACCAGCTGATGGCGCTGGCGCCGAGTCCGGTGGTGGCCCTGAACCGGGCGGTGGCGGTCGCCGAGACCGCGGGCCCGGAGCCCGCCCTCGCGCTGCTGGACACGCTCGCCCTCGACGGCTACCACGTCTTCCACGCCGTCCGGGCCGACCTGCTGCGCCGCCTGGACCGCGACGCCGAGGCGGCCCGCGCGTACGCGTCCGCCCTCGCCCTGGCCGAGAACCCGGCCGAACGCGCGTACCTGGAGAAGCGGCTGCGCACCTGCCACGGAACGTAG